The Huiozyma naganishii CBS 8797 chromosome 6, complete genome genome includes a window with the following:
- the GPA2 gene encoding guanine nucleotide-binding protein subunit alpha (similar to Saccharomyces cerevisiae GPA2 (YER020W); ancestral locus Anc_7.496) gives MGLCGSKEESAGNAGTGGGGVRRTGAPQKETKEKVKGTGQTGEKRVEDAGAVAAATAPASSQNPLDNTSDEEMKVLLLGAGESGKSTVLQQLKILHQNGFSDKELRDFVPLIHSNLVDVGRELIVARKKFDVEPDNGLTEQEMDDLFDFNFNLDQKLKPDGSIESLPNSKLGQFPEQFTATLAKLWGSSETQRLLQGPQSSQFYIMDSAPYFLEKTNLARITANGYKPTQQDVLRSRQKTSGIFDTHINMGSNLKLHFFDVGGQRSERKKWIHCFDNVALIIFCVSLSEYDQFLVEDSEQNRFQESLVLFDNIVNSRWFSRTSVVLFLNKIDLFAEKLKRKPLEDYFPDYNGGNNINKATKYILWRFVQLNRANLNIYPHVTQATDTSNIKLVFAAIKESILENSLKDTGVL, from the coding sequence ATGGGTCTGTGCGGTTCGAAAGAGGAGAGTGCGGGGAATGCCGGGACTGGCGGCGGCGGTGTCAGGCGGACCGGGGCTCCGCAGAAGGAGACGAAGGAGAAGGTGAAGGGGACGGGGCAGACCGGGGAGAAGCGTGTTGAGGACGCCGGTGCAGTCGCCGCGGCGACTGCACCGGCGTCCTCGCAGAACCCGCTGGACAACACCTCCGACGAGGAGATGAAAGTGCTGTTGCTAGGTGCTGGGGAGTCTGGTAAATCGACCGTCTTGCAACAGCTTAAAATCTTACACCAAAACGGGTTCTCGGATAAAGAGTTGCGCGACTTTGTGCCTCTCATCCACAGCAATCTTGTAGATGTTGGTCGTGAACTGATAGTCGCGAGGAAGAAGTTTGATGTGGAACCGGATAACGGGCTCACGGAACAAGAGATGGACGATTTGTTCGATTTTAACTTCAATTTGGATCAGAAATTGAAACCAGATGGGTCGATAGAGTCCCTGCCGAACTCAAAATTGGGGCAATTCCCAGAACAGTTTACAGCAACCCTGGCGAAACTGTGGGGGTCTTCCGAGACACAACGTTTACTCCAGGGGCCACAATCGTCGCAATTCTATATCATGGATTCAGCTCCCTATTTCCTTGAGAAGACAAACTTAGCACGGATCACAGCTAATGGGTATAAACCAACACAACAGGACGTACTGCGGTCAAGGCAGAAGACCTCGGGGATCTTCGATACACATATTAACATGGGGTCTAACTTAAAGTTACATTTCTTCGATGTAGGTGGACAACGGTCAGAGAGGAAGAAATGGATCCACTGCTTCGATAACGTAGCGTTGATCATTTTTTGTGTCTCCCTGTCAGAGTACGACCAATTCCTAGTAGAGGATTCAGAACAGAATAGGTTCCAAGAATCTCTTGTACTGTTCGATAACATCGTCAACTCACGTTGGTTCTCAAGGACTTCAGTGGTACTTTTCCTCAACAAGATCGATCTTTTCGCAGAGAAACTGAAACGTAAACCACTGGAGGACTACTTCCCAGACTACAACGGCGGGAACAATATAAACAAGGCCACAAAGTACATCCTGTGGAGGTTCGTACAACTCAATAGGGCAAACTTGAACATATACCCACACGTAACGCAGGCCACGGACACATCAAACATTAAACTGGTCTTTGCAGCGATCAAGGAATCCATCCTGGAGAACTCCTTGAAGGACACGGGCGTGCTCTGA
- the SRB4 gene encoding Srb4p (similar to Saccharomyces cerevisiae SRB4 (YER022W); ancestral locus Anc_7.503), with protein MSDEQGINLALDPNLITLPLNGSTGTTTTSPLEMDTAAGTDTTAKPKVSLVDNPHEMYGQMPLAQLVPLILQQRQIPFSQLLEQNIINSMSGDEQPFIPEEQTVDMAESGALNNRRGQDETFASIRANMVEQTNVALNEASLALETVALLLSATRESNAKASISPFLKNTVPLRSLNSDSVLQQPSEPLDDLKFALGWKLKCLDDCKNKLRREVDTLRATLEREHLYWRKIGQYIKNSDVVFKMRDKSTGLKAIALKFGYEDSGSAYRYDRGIAILRNRPESDMLELVPVASTRDGPRGFQEKLLRVRIFTKIASEEDYIFSGESTLQDNAEGSVFNNENIRGQISKLKDIIFEKELMYQLKRECAPLISYGVSIENENKVVMELPNEKFEIELVSCDESSMANHDHDNPRTNDRRANLFLITLRMLLIVQFKKNIRRGLAMNVSSSRRGPEDILLLRPLLAKLRHQNYKILLRMIIKDNFLEMVQGSTVEEQDNTPRDDAGTNSARVLDRHIYKLNSEIDAFNQLINYPSTLFTLKTATGEALTVSLELPNYCNAKIEVSYTSFHAKFSEFKEAEEFLHFLVNEYVNKSQPPLNQGGEDPPLSVTSR; from the coding sequence ATGAGTGACGAACAGGGAATCAATTTGGCATTGGACCCAAACCTTATTACGCTGCCCCTCAATGGGTCCACAGGAACCACAACAACGTCACCGCTCGAAATGGACACTGCAGCAGGCACCGACACCACGGCCAAACCGAAAGTATCGCTAGTGGACAACCCGCACGAGATGTACGGACAGATGCCCCTTGCACAACTGGTCCCACTCATCTTGCAACAACGACAGATCCCCTTCTCGCAACTGCTAGAACAGAATATCATTAATAGCATGTCTGGGGACGAACAGCCGTTCATCCCAGAGGAGCAGACCGTGGATATGGCAGAGTCAGGTGCCCTGAATAACAGGAGGGGGCAAGACGAGACGTTCGCGTCTATACGCGCCAACATGGTCGAGCAAACAAACGTAGCGTTGAACGAGGCGTCCCTCGCATTGGAGACCGTTGCGCTGCTGTTGAGCGCCACGAGGGAGAGTAACGCAAAGGCTTCGATCTCACcattcttgaagaacacgGTGCCCTTGCGGTCCCTAAACAGCGATAGCGTCTTGCAACAACCGAGTGAGCCTCTAGacgatttgaagtttgCCCTAGGTTGGAAGCTAAAGTGTCTAGATGACTGCAAGAATAAACTCAGAAGGGAAGTAGACACCCTCAGGGCCACTTTGGAAAGAGAACACCTCTACTGGAGGAAGATTGGCCAGTACATCAAGAACAGCGACGTCGTCTTCAAAATGAGAGATAAGTCTACTGGGTTGAAAGCTATCGCACTGAAATTCGGGTACGAGGACTCAGGGTCTGCGTACAGGTACGACCGGGGGATCGCTATTCTGAGAAACCGGCCAGAGTCCGATATGCTAGAGTTGGTGCCCGTGGCAAGCACGCGAGACGGGCCAAGAGGGTTCCAGGAGAAATTACTGAGGGTCAGAATATTCACCAAGATAGCATCAGAGGAGGACTATATATTCAGTGGAGAGAGTACGTTACAGGACAATGCGGAAGGTAGtgtgttcaacaacgagAATATCCGCGGGCAAATAAGCAAGTTGAAGGATATCatatttgaaaaggaaCTCATGtaccagttgaagagggagTGTGCTCCCTTGATCTCGTACGGTGTGAGCATCGAGAATGAGAACAAAGTGGTCATGGAGTTACCCAACGAGAAATTCGAGATAGAGTTGGTCAGTTGCGACGAGAGTTCCATGGCAAACCACGATCATGATAACCCGAGAACCAACGATAGGAGGGCTAacctcttcctcatcacTCTGAGGATGCTTCTCATTGTACagttcaaaaagaacatAAGACGAGGGCTGGCAATGAATGTGTCCTCCTCGAGGCGGGGGCCTGAAGACATTCTGTTGCTCAGACCATTGCTTGCGAAATTACGACACCAGAACTACAAGATATTGCTGCGAATGATCATCAAGgacaatttcttggaaatgGTACAGGGCTCTACCGTTGAAGAGCAAGACAACACGCCGAGAGATGATGCAGGTACGAATTCTGCGAGAGTACTGGACAGACACATATACAAACTCAACAGTGAAATCGACGCGTTCAACCAGCTGATAAACTACCCGAGTACTCTTTTCACATTGAAAACTGCAACTGGCGAAGCACTGACAGTGTCGCTAGAGTTGCCCAACTATTGCAACGCTAAGATCGAGGTCTCCTACACGAGTTTCCATGCTAAGTTCTCCGAGTTTAAAGAGGCGGAAGAGTTTCTGCACTTCCTCGTTAACGAATACGTGAACAAGAGTCAACCGCCACTGAACCAGGGCGGAGAGGACCCACCGTTATCCGTCACATCGAGATAG
- the PRO3 gene encoding pyrroline-5-carboxylate reductase (similar to Saccharomyces cerevisiae PRO3 (YER023W); ancestral locus Anc_7.506) encodes MGYTLTILGCGVMGQAILSAIYKAEKPTDVAVAELYPSKIIACNGDEPAAEQVAQMIKGYGESPNGIVVESAFGNNREAVSESKVVILGTKPFLVETVLDEVKDVVSGKLLISIAAGWTIDQLANYTPPVSRVMTNTPAKYGYGCAVIAHSAQVTADQKKTVSQLISHVGTCVELPEKNMDAATSLVGSGPAYVLLMIESMMESGIKMGIPLRESLTCSLKVLEGTCKMVEESGTHPSVLKHQVCTPGGTTIAGLCKMEENGVKSGIIKGVEEGAIVAAKLGKRK; translated from the coding sequence ATGGGTTACACTTTGACAATATTAGGTTGTGGTGTTATGGGCCAGGCTATCCTGTCGGCCATTTACAAAGCTGAAAAGCCCACGGACGTGGCTGTTGCTGAATTATACCCGTCGAAGATCATTGCTTGCAACGGCGACGAACCTGCCGCAGAGCAGGTGGCCCAGATGATAAAGGGTTACGGCGAGTCCCCCAACGGGATTGTCGTCGAGTCTGCCTTTGGCAACAACAGGGAAGCTGTCAGCGAGTCCAAAGTTGTGATCTTGGGTACCAAACCGTTCCTCGTGGAGACCGTTCTCGACGAAGTCAAGGACGTTGTTTCGGGTAAGCTACTGATCTCGATTGCTGCTGGGTGGACCATTGACCAACTGGCGAATTACACGCCGCCAGTGTCCCGTGTTATGACGAACACCCCAGCAAAGTACGGCTACGGGTGTGCAGTCATTGCGCACTCTGCACAGGTCACTGCTGACCAAAAGAAGACTGTCTCGCAACTGATCAGCCACGTGGGGACCTGTGTTGAGCTACCTGAGAAGAACATGGACGCAGCGACGTCCCTCGTGGGATCCGGTCCAGCGTACGTGCTACTGATGATCGAATCGATGATGGAAAGTGGTATCAAAATGGGGATCCCACTTCGTGAATCGCTTACTtgctctttgaaagtgctCGAGGGTACGTGCAAGATGGTTGAAGAATCCGGTACACACCCCAGTGTTTTAAAACACCAGGTCTGTACACCTGGTGGTACGACCATCGCTGGGCTTTGCAAGATGGAGGAAAACGGTGTCAAGAGCGGAATCATCAAGGGTGTCGAAGAGGGAGCAATTGTCGCGGCAAAACTGGGCAAGCGTAAGTGA